A portion of the Adhaeribacter radiodurans genome contains these proteins:
- a CDS encoding translocation/assembly module TamB domain-containing protein codes for MDLTGTYTIKEGKYRLSFLNVKRELEFAEGGTITWLGDPLEATADIRAVYKVETAPRELLASQTPGSQTDERFKQKVPFLVYVNVKNDLLKPDITFDIDIPEEERASSPAATAAYPAIQQLRSEPSEMNKQVFALLVLNRFLAPDPLQSSGGGGLEGTIRNSLSDVLNDQLDNLTNRYAGGLGLELGLNTYEDYSTGSSQNRTDLNVAVRRQFFNDRLQFRVGTNVGLEGRSQSSEQNGGSGFAGNFSVEYLVLPDGRLRVRGFKQDAYETLTEAQVQETGAAVVYQRDYNSFAELFRRISKAQRKAKQQDPNNVSAQN; via the coding sequence ATGGATTTAACGGGTACCTATACCATAAAAGAAGGTAAATACCGTTTGAGTTTCTTAAACGTAAAACGGGAGCTGGAATTTGCCGAAGGCGGTACTATTACCTGGCTAGGCGACCCATTAGAAGCTACCGCCGATATTAGGGCAGTGTACAAGGTAGAAACAGCACCTAGAGAATTATTAGCCAGTCAGACTCCAGGTAGCCAAACAGATGAAAGATTCAAGCAAAAGGTACCATTCCTGGTGTACGTAAACGTTAAAAATGATTTACTAAAACCAGATATTACGTTTGATATTGATATTCCGGAAGAAGAACGCGCCTCGTCGCCGGCAGCTACCGCTGCTTACCCCGCTATCCAGCAATTACGCAGCGAACCATCCGAAATGAACAAACAGGTATTTGCCTTGTTGGTGCTCAACCGGTTCCTGGCGCCCGATCCGTTGCAATCATCTGGTGGCGGTGGTTTAGAAGGTACTATCCGTAACAGTTTAAGCGATGTATTGAATGATCAGTTAGATAATTTAACTAACCGGTATGCGGGTGGTTTAGGCTTGGAATTAGGCTTAAATACTTACGAGGACTACAGTACCGGCTCCTCCCAGAACCGGACTGATTTAAACGTAGCCGTTCGCCGGCAGTTCTTTAACGATCGCCTGCAGTTTAGAGTAGGTACCAACGTTGGTCTGGAAGGCCGCAGTCAAAGCAGTGAACAAAATGGCGGCAGCGGTTTTGCCGGTAACTTCTCGGTAGAATACTTGGTATTACCCGATGGTCGTTTGCGGGTACGGGGCTTTAAACAAGATGCTTACGAAACCTTAACCGAAGCCCAGGTGCAGGAAACGGGCGCTGCCGTAGTTTACCAACGCGATTACAACAGTTTCGCGGAACTTTTCCGGCGCATATCCAAGGCACAACGCAAGGCTAAACAGCAGGACCCAAATAACGTAAGTGCCCAGAATTAA
- the tamL gene encoding translocation and assembly module lipoprotein TamL yields MIRFYILRLFSLRQMLVLAVGCLLLALSSCSSTKTLPPGRKLYIGHKLVLQSDTIIPTKKTLEPELESVITPKPNTSFLGIRPGLWINNIGNQNKKKGLAAWIRRKFGQEPVLLDSVKVKNVVSLLHNRLNNNGYFGSRVTYRVEEKKERMAQVVYNAQVNAPYRIKAIHFPTGDSISEASKAMAGTQKTSLLKVGEVYNLNTLIAERTRIDGELKNQGFFFFGPDVIIFKADSTRHDRTIDLYVQLKPETPARSKRSYRLNEISIFTDYRIGYENPPKTQPVMIQGYKYYPNELTLKAKRLLPSVFLMPDSLYTRRDHALTLSRLMGLGTFQFVDLKFFEVDAEPNLLNAEMRLTPVVNQSMRAEAEYVSKSNNFTGPGINLNYRHRNLMRGAELFVLSLNANQETQVGGNKKDEQKTGSDNNTANASLNSFSFGVTADLYVPRIISPIAGLRNVRSEFVPKTRFRLGANYMNRVGFFQMTGYNASYSYIWKPKATITHEFTPINLQYVNLAKVSPEFQARLDTSAYLRQSFQNQFILGGIYNFNYNDQARSDLRNHFYFNANLDASGNLFSLVNNSGTIFKQAYSQYTRLDLDTRYYLKLTKGSMLATRLLTGIGFSYGNSRALPYVKQFFIGGPNSLRAFRSRAVGPGTFRDPSSSSYFDQTGDIRFEANMEYRVDLFPYVKGALFVDAGNIWLSRETAEKPGAKFQASKFFEQLAVGAGPGIRIDAQVIVLRFDVGFPLRIPQRQPEDLLPGEVLPSSPNRKPILNIAIGYPF; encoded by the coding sequence ATGATACGATTTTATATTTTGCGTCTATTCTCTCTTCGGCAGATGCTGGTTCTGGCGGTTGGCTGTTTGTTGTTGGCTTTGAGCAGTTGCAGCAGCACCAAAACCTTGCCGCCCGGCCGGAAATTATACATTGGCCACAAGCTGGTACTACAATCCGATACCATTATTCCGACTAAAAAAACCCTGGAGCCAGAGTTAGAAAGTGTTATTACCCCTAAACCAAACACTTCTTTCCTGGGTATTCGTCCGGGCTTATGGATCAACAATATTGGTAACCAAAATAAAAAGAAAGGACTAGCCGCCTGGATCAGAAGAAAATTTGGCCAGGAACCGGTACTACTCGATTCGGTAAAAGTAAAAAATGTAGTGAGTTTGTTGCATAACCGTTTAAACAACAATGGCTATTTTGGTTCGCGGGTTACTTACCGCGTAGAAGAAAAAAAAGAACGCATGGCCCAAGTGGTTTATAATGCGCAGGTTAACGCTCCTTACCGCATTAAAGCCATTCATTTTCCTACCGGCGACTCTATTAGTGAAGCTTCTAAAGCCATGGCGGGTACGCAAAAAACGTCTCTGTTAAAAGTAGGGGAGGTGTATAATTTAAATACGCTGATCGCCGAACGTACCCGCATCGATGGTGAATTAAAAAATCAGGGTTTTTTCTTCTTTGGTCCGGACGTTATTATTTTTAAAGCCGATAGCACCCGCCACGACCGTACCATTGATTTGTACGTGCAATTAAAGCCCGAAACCCCGGCGCGATCCAAACGATCCTATCGCCTGAATGAAATTTCTATTTTTACTGATTATAGAATAGGCTACGAAAACCCGCCTAAAACCCAACCGGTAATGATACAAGGGTATAAATACTACCCGAACGAATTAACTTTAAAGGCGAAACGCTTGCTTCCTTCGGTATTTTTAATGCCTGATTCGCTTTATACCCGTCGCGACCATGCGCTTACCCTGAGCCGTTTAATGGGTTTGGGAACGTTTCAGTTTGTAGATTTAAAGTTTTTTGAGGTAGATGCCGAACCCAACCTTTTAAATGCTGAAATGCGACTAACGCCGGTAGTGAACCAATCGATGCGCGCGGAGGCCGAATACGTAAGTAAGAGTAACAACTTTACCGGACCAGGTATTAATTTGAATTATCGGCATCGCAACTTAATGCGGGGCGCTGAATTATTTGTACTGAGCTTAAATGCCAACCAGGAAACCCAAGTAGGCGGCAATAAAAAAGACGAACAAAAAACCGGCAGCGACAACAATACGGCTAATGCCTCGCTTAACTCGTTTTCTTTTGGGGTTACCGCCGACTTATACGTTCCCCGGATTATTAGCCCTATTGCAGGTTTGCGTAATGTACGGAGCGAGTTTGTACCTAAAACCCGGTTCCGCCTGGGAGCTAATTACATGAACCGGGTAGGCTTCTTCCAAATGACCGGCTACAATGCCAGTTACTCCTACATCTGGAAACCCAAAGCTACCATTACCCACGAATTTACGCCTATTAACCTCCAATACGTAAACTTGGCGAAAGTATCGCCGGAATTTCAGGCCCGTTTAGATACCAGTGCTTATTTAAGGCAGAGTTTTCAGAACCAGTTTATTTTAGGCGGTATTTATAATTTTAATTACAACGATCAGGCACGCTCTGATTTACGCAATCACTTTTACTTTAACGCTAACCTGGATGCTTCCGGAAATTTATTCAGTTTAGTAAATAACAGCGGCACTATATTTAAACAAGCTTATTCGCAGTATACCCGTCTGGATCTGGATACGCGTTACTATTTGAAATTAACCAAGGGCAGCATGTTAGCTACACGCTTGCTTACAGGAATTGGCTTTTCTTACGGTAATTCGCGGGCACTGCCCTACGTAAAGCAATTTTTTATTGGCGGGCCTAACAGCTTACGGGCTTTTCGTTCGCGCGCCGTAGGTCCTGGTACTTTCCGCGATCCATCGAGTAGCAGTTATTTCGATCAAACCGGCGATATCCGCTTTGAAGCGAACATGGAATACCGGGTAGATTTATTCCCGTACGTAAAAGGCGCTTTGTTTGTAGATGCCGGTAATATTTGGTTATCTCGGGAAACAGCCGAAAAGCCGGGCGCTAAATTTCAAGCCAGCAAGTTTTTTGAACAGTTAGCCGTAGGAGCAGGCCCCGGCATCCGAATTGATGCTCAGGTAATTGTACTTCGGTTTGATGTAGGCTTCCCGTTGCGCATCCCCCAACGCCAACCCGAAGATTTATTACCGGGTGAGGTGCTTCCATCTTCACCAAACAGAAAACCAATTTTAAATATTGCGATAGGCTATCCGTTCTAA
- a CDS encoding apiosidase-like domain-containing protein, which translates to MKFLKYLLFALIFTVFQAGAVAPAVHVWEMQELTFTAKNSYKNAYTDVTVWVDVTGPDFQKRVYGFWDGGNTFHLRLVATKPGTWRWKSGSNQKDAGLIGKTGSFTAINWSEKEKNENPLRRGFLRPSANQHALNHADGTPYFAIGDTWYPLGANRFKWYDDDKERPIGPEAGFKDYVRLRKAQGYNWVNVIAAFPNWKTDDKSWHIIMNDSAKTTVRSAWLEFGTGSAKNMDNEGGRPFFFPGKVPGYENYFPDMDRINPEYFKYLDRKIAYLNANGFVPFIEVSRRDAGLLWYKYYGWPDSYSRFIQYIFSRYQAYNTVLSPIHLDIIDETVSPDDYVAAIQAMEKKYGPPPFGNLLSANANPSTLENWGEDSWVTLHQIGNMREHNNYWYLTEIFNLKNPRPALNGEPYYSGYKDNRGPGSANYTRGADGGTERDNAFVRSGMYGSFLSGGLAGHVYGAEGIWGGDIEPAAPIHMWDAFQWRSGAEMQYLKTFAFSIGKRYQDLVPLADLVSPNKNHDILSYEGWAYCARTPDKNLFLAYFEKGCPQAEIRGARLNSIYRAQWFNPRNGTWQDVGNGKLAASKIGIIKLPKLPEDVDWGLKLVYEGPQAKKAFK; encoded by the coding sequence ATGAAATTTCTAAAATACTTGTTATTTGCTTTAATCTTTACTGTGTTTCAGGCGGGGGCAGTTGCACCGGCTGTACATGTTTGGGAAATGCAGGAGCTTACTTTTACGGCTAAAAATTCTTACAAAAACGCTTATACCGATGTTACGGTTTGGGTAGATGTAACTGGCCCGGATTTTCAAAAACGGGTCTACGGATTTTGGGATGGCGGTAATACTTTTCATTTACGGTTGGTAGCTACTAAACCCGGAACGTGGCGTTGGAAAAGCGGTTCGAACCAAAAAGACGCTGGGTTGATCGGTAAAACGGGCTCTTTTACAGCCATTAATTGGAGCGAAAAAGAAAAAAATGAGAATCCTTTACGACGCGGCTTTCTTCGGCCATCTGCTAATCAGCACGCCTTAAACCATGCCGATGGCACCCCCTATTTTGCTATTGGCGATACCTGGTATCCGTTGGGAGCCAATCGGTTTAAATGGTACGACGATGATAAAGAACGCCCCATTGGTCCGGAAGCTGGCTTTAAAGATTACGTCCGTTTGCGTAAAGCGCAAGGTTATAATTGGGTAAATGTGATTGCCGCTTTTCCAAACTGGAAAACAGATGATAAATCGTGGCATATTATCATGAACGATTCCGCCAAGACAACGGTACGCTCTGCCTGGCTGGAGTTTGGTACGGGCAGCGCCAAAAACATGGACAATGAAGGCGGACGGCCTTTTTTCTTTCCGGGCAAAGTACCGGGTTACGAAAATTATTTTCCGGATATGGACCGCATTAATCCGGAATATTTTAAATACCTGGACCGGAAGATTGCTTACCTCAATGCCAACGGGTTTGTGCCTTTTATTGAAGTTTCCAGACGGGATGCTGGTTTGCTCTGGTATAAATACTATGGTTGGCCCGATTCGTATTCGCGGTTTATTCAGTATATATTCTCCCGCTACCAGGCGTATAATACCGTTCTGAGTCCGATTCACCTGGATATTATTGACGAAACCGTTAGCCCGGATGATTATGTAGCCGCTATTCAGGCAATGGAGAAAAAATACGGTCCGCCACCTTTTGGCAATTTACTTTCGGCCAATGCCAACCCTTCTACTCTGGAAAACTGGGGCGAAGACTCCTGGGTTACGCTGCATCAGATTGGAAATATGCGGGAACATAATAATTACTGGTACCTCACCGAAATTTTCAATTTAAAAAATCCCCGACCTGCCTTAAACGGCGAGCCATATTACTCGGGCTATAAAGATAACCGCGGGCCGGGATCGGCTAATTATACTCGAGGTGCCGATGGCGGCACCGAGCGGGACAATGCTTTTGTTCGTTCGGGTATGTACGGCAGCTTTTTATCGGGTGGTTTAGCCGGTCACGTATACGGTGCCGAAGGAATTTGGGGTGGAGATATTGAACCAGCAGCTCCTATTCACATGTGGGATGCTTTTCAATGGCGATCCGGTGCCGAGATGCAGTATTTAAAAACTTTTGCTTTCTCTATCGGCAAGCGTTACCAAGACCTGGTACCCTTAGCTGACCTGGTATCACCAAACAAAAACCACGATATTCTGAGTTACGAAGGTTGGGCTTATTGTGCCCGTACTCCCGACAAAAACCTATTTCTGGCCTATTTTGAAAAAGGTTGCCCGCAAGCAGAAATACGGGGAGCCCGCCTGAACAGTATTTACCGGGCACAATGGTTTAATCCTCGTAACGGCACCTGGCAAGATGTAGGCAATGGAAAATTAGCAGCCAGCAAAATTGGAATAATTAAATTACCAAAATTACCCGAAGATGTAGATTGGGGCTTGAAATTAGTGTACGAAGGACCGCAAGCGAAAAAAGCTTTTAAATAA
- a CDS encoding LamG-like jellyroll fold domain-containing protein yields MKKYSLLIVTIVFLLSGNKNYSYRPLLPECVGSSLEFDGVNDYVRIEHPFYNFSNEITVEWWANYDVVNSGGGSGIGQANADQDDGSSNVWLMHSWSERLDFYVNDNGTSSIATAPLKPGWHHWAGVANGNSVQLYMDGKKVGITGKGVTKIINVPTSVIDFGKDVRFSEGRWMKGKIDEVRVWNSALSQVTIQNWMNIPVNSLHSNYENLKGYWKLDEGNGNLVKDSSPLKRDGRVFNGSSWLPETKTCKKPPEISTFTLIDAESNKDLSRLKNNDTLNLAALPTTQLNIRANTKPNSYSIGSVVFTLNGTLYHKQIENITPYALLGNKNNDYLGSLVVKPGNYTLTATPYLGANGTGEKGTPLTVKFHVIYQVVNSITLINAATDQDIRTIQNGDVIDISTLSTSKLNIRANTSPYSVGSVVFNLNNWSTVQENDAPYAIGGNIKNNYRDWILPIGKHTLTATPYALKNATGQKGKAHTVTFTVVNSLDQARRFSVTQLRKRTDAASVKEMTNISAAPNPFLAQTTISFSVPESCYTTLDVYNLKGILVERLYEAQAEGQKTYQVSFKSKYITSGIYIVRLTNEKEVKSYKLVLLK; encoded by the coding sequence ATGAAAAAGTACAGTTTATTAATTGTTACTATAGTTTTTTTGCTTTCCGGAAATAAAAACTATAGTTACCGCCCTTTACTACCAGAATGTGTAGGGAGCTCATTAGAGTTTGATGGAGTAAATGATTATGTTCGGATTGAACATCCCTTCTATAACTTTTCGAATGAAATAACCGTGGAGTGGTGGGCCAACTATGATGTTGTTAATAGTGGCGGGGGATCTGGTATAGGACAAGCTAATGCAGATCAAGACGATGGAAGTAGTAATGTATGGTTAATGCACTCCTGGTCCGAACGCTTAGACTTTTATGTAAATGATAATGGTACTTCTTCTATTGCTACAGCTCCTCTGAAACCTGGTTGGCATCACTGGGCTGGCGTGGCAAACGGAAATTCCGTCCAATTATATATGGATGGGAAAAAAGTAGGTATAACAGGTAAAGGAGTTACAAAAATCATAAATGTGCCCACCTCTGTAATTGACTTTGGAAAAGACGTTCGATTTTCTGAGGGCAGATGGATGAAAGGTAAAATTGACGAAGTAAGAGTATGGAATTCGGCTTTATCGCAAGTTACCATTCAGAACTGGATGAATATTCCTGTGAATAGCTTGCATTCTAATTATGAGAATTTAAAAGGTTATTGGAAGTTAGACGAAGGAAATGGCAACTTGGTAAAGGATAGTTCGCCACTAAAACGAGATGGGAGAGTTTTTAACGGCTCCTCTTGGCTACCAGAAACCAAGACTTGCAAAAAACCGCCCGAGATATCGACCTTTACTTTAATCGATGCAGAGTCAAATAAAGACCTTAGTAGGCTTAAAAATAATGACACTCTAAACTTAGCAGCCTTGCCGACCACTCAGTTAAATATCAGGGCCAACACTAAACCTAATTCTTATTCTATTGGTAGTGTAGTTTTTACTCTAAATGGCACCCTTTACCATAAACAAATAGAAAATATTACGCCATATGCGTTGTTAGGCAATAAAAACAATGATTATCTTGGCTCTTTAGTAGTAAAACCAGGGAATTATACCTTAACCGCTACTCCTTATTTAGGAGCAAACGGGACTGGAGAGAAAGGCACTCCATTAACAGTTAAGTTTCATGTCATCTATCAGGTTGTCAATAGTATTACCCTCATAAATGCCGCTACCGATCAGGATATTAGGACAATCCAGAATGGAGATGTAATTGATATTTCTACCTTATCTACAAGTAAGCTAAACATTCGTGCGAACACTTCACCGTATAGTGTGGGTAGCGTGGTATTTAATCTCAATAATTGGTCAACGGTACAGGAAAACGATGCGCCTTATGCTATTGGGGGTAACATAAAAAACAACTATCGAGATTGGATTTTACCCATCGGTAAACATACTCTAACAGCTACTCCTTATGCATTAAAAAATGCGACCGGTCAGAAAGGAAAGGCACACACAGTAACCTTTACTGTGGTGAATTCTTTAGACCAAGCCAGACGCTTTTCTGTCACACAGCTACGCAAGCGAACAGATGCTGCTTCCGTAAAAGAGATGACAAATATTAGTGCTGCACCTAATCCTTTTTTAGCTCAAACTACTATCAGCTTTTCAGTACCTGAATCATGCTATACTACTTTAGACGTGTATAATCTGAAAGGAATATTAGTCGAACGCTTGTATGAGGCACAAGCAGAAGGTCAAAAAACTTACCAAGTATCTTTTAAAAGTAAATATATAACGAGTGGGATTTATATAGTAAGATTAACAAACGAAAAGGAAGTGAAGTCTTACAAGCTAGTATTATTGAAGTAA